A stretch of the Mesorhizobium sp. Pch-S genome encodes the following:
- a CDS encoding branched-chain amino acid aminotransferase has product MTLATAALSTTWTYVDGDWHEGNVALVGPRSHVFWLASSVFDGARWFEGVAPDLDRHAARVNASAVSLGLEPTKTPEEIIGLTWDGLKKFDGKTAVYIRPMYWAEHGGYMGVPADPASTRFCLCLYEAPMLPPAGFSIGVSSFRRPSLETMPTDAKAGCLYPNNGRSILEAKARGFDNALVLDMLGNVAETGSSNVFMVKDGHVYTPAANGTFLSGITRARTIKLLADYGFRTTEKTLTVKDFREADEIFSTGNHSKVVPITRFEDRDLQPGPVAKKARELYWDWAHSTPVH; this is encoded by the coding sequence ATGACTTTGGCAACGGCAGCGCTTTCAACCACCTGGACCTACGTCGATGGCGACTGGCATGAAGGCAATGTTGCTCTTGTTGGCCCGCGCAGCCACGTGTTCTGGCTGGCGTCCAGTGTGTTCGACGGTGCACGCTGGTTCGAGGGCGTTGCACCGGATCTCGACCGCCACGCTGCCCGCGTCAACGCGTCGGCCGTTTCGCTCGGCCTGGAGCCGACCAAGACGCCGGAGGAGATCATCGGCCTCACCTGGGACGGGCTGAAGAAGTTCGACGGCAAGACGGCTGTCTACATCCGGCCGATGTATTGGGCCGAACACGGCGGCTACATGGGCGTGCCCGCCGACCCGGCATCGACACGGTTCTGCCTCTGTCTCTATGAAGCGCCGATGTTGCCACCAGCCGGATTTTCGATCGGCGTGTCGTCGTTCAGGCGCCCGTCGCTGGAAACGATGCCAACGGATGCCAAGGCTGGCTGCCTCTATCCCAACAATGGTCGCTCGATCCTTGAAGCCAAGGCGCGCGGTTTCGACAACGCGCTGGTACTGGACATGCTGGGCAACGTGGCCGAGACCGGTTCGTCCAATGTCTTCATGGTCAAGGACGGTCATGTCTACACCCCGGCTGCCAATGGCACCTTCCTTTCGGGTATCACCCGTGCGCGCACGATCAAGCTGCTCGCCGACTATGGCTTCCGCACCACCGAGAAGACGCTGACGGTGAAGGATTTTCGTGAGGCGGACGAGATTTTCTCGACCGGAAATCACTCGAAGGTGGTGCCGATCACTCGCTTCGAGGACCGCGATCTGCAACCTGGTCCGGTCGCCAAGAAGGCGCGGGAGCTTTACTGGGACTGGGCCCATTCGACACCGGTGCATTGA
- a CDS encoding methylmalonyl-CoA mutase subunit beta — translation MGSKAIDEPSEPDNPQRQRWLALAEKALAGASFEEKLVSQTDDGIRIDPLYERAAGREHSLRANPLKPWIISQRVDDPDVERARLQVSEDIAQGATGLSLVFEGAPNAFGYGLPYAPDTIERVLEGVPLDQTYLRVDVHPASRAMADWLTAFLAKRRVDPARLNLSFGIDPAAIFAGTGRLRMSIEALQASMPQSLAHFFAMDVPGVLLEADGRVFHNSGATEAQELGIMLASAVSYLRLFEEARQALIYAAPHIGFALSIDQDQFLSIAKIRALRRLWTRVLEASSIQPTPASVHAETSYRMVTALDPETNILRSTIACFAAAVGGADSISILPHTIAHGLPAAFARRVARNTQLVVARESHLDHVGDPAFGSGGIEALTDSLCEAAWKEFQQIEKEGGVLSSLKDGHIQARIAAARKARAEAYHRGERAIVGTTLHPLKTERPVETLDAKPRIVPTDGTVFCEALPPVRDDLAVAGGTA, via the coding sequence ATGGGCAGCAAAGCCATCGACGAACCGAGCGAACCCGACAATCCGCAGCGGCAGCGCTGGCTTGCGCTGGCGGAGAAGGCCCTGGCTGGTGCCTCCTTCGAAGAGAAGCTGGTTTCGCAGACAGATGACGGCATCCGCATCGACCCGCTTTATGAACGGGCTGCGGGTCGGGAGCACAGCCTGCGCGCCAACCCGCTGAAGCCCTGGATCATCTCGCAACGTGTCGATGACCCTGATGTCGAACGGGCCCGCCTGCAGGTCAGCGAAGACATAGCGCAGGGCGCCACCGGACTGTCTCTGGTGTTTGAGGGCGCCCCCAACGCGTTCGGCTACGGCCTGCCCTATGCACCCGACACGATTGAGCGCGTGCTGGAAGGCGTGCCGCTGGACCAGACTTACCTGCGTGTCGACGTACACCCAGCAAGCCGTGCCATGGCCGATTGGCTCACCGCATTCCTGGCCAAGCGTCGCGTCGACCCGGCCAGGCTCAACCTCTCCTTTGGCATTGATCCGGCGGCGATTTTCGCCGGCACCGGTCGGCTGCGCATGTCGATCGAGGCGCTGCAGGCTTCAATGCCGCAGTCGCTGGCGCATTTCTTCGCCATGGACGTGCCCGGTGTCCTGCTCGAGGCTGACGGCCGCGTATTCCACAATTCCGGCGCCACCGAAGCGCAGGAACTCGGCATCATGCTCGCTTCGGCCGTGTCTTACCTGCGGCTGTTCGAGGAAGCACGGCAGGCCCTGATCTACGCTGCACCTCATATCGGCTTCGCGCTTTCGATCGACCAGGACCAGTTCCTGTCGATCGCAAAGATCAGGGCGTTGCGCCGGTTGTGGACGCGGGTGCTGGAGGCCAGTTCCATCCAGCCGACGCCAGCCAGCGTGCACGCAGAGACGTCCTACCGGATGGTCACGGCACTCGACCCGGAAACCAACATCCTGCGTTCGACCATCGCGTGTTTCGCCGCGGCCGTCGGGGGCGCCGATTCGATCTCGATCCTGCCGCACACCATCGCGCATGGCCTGCCGGCGGCCTTCGCGCGCCGCGTTGCCCGCAACACGCAGCTTGTCGTCGCCCGCGAAAGCCATCTCGACCACGTCGGTGACCCGGCTTTCGGTTCCGGTGGCATCGAAGCGCTGACCGACAGCTTGTGCGAGGCAGCCTGGAAGGAATTCCAGCAGATCGAGAAAGAAGGCGGTGTGCTTTCCAGCCTGAAGGATGGTCATATCCAGGCCCGCATCGCCGCCGCCCGCAAGGCACGAGCAGAAGCCTATCATCGTGGCGAACGCGCCATCGTCGGCACCACACTGCATCCGCTGAAGACCGAACGGCCGGTAGAGACGCTGGACGCTAAGCCGCGGATCGTGCCGACCGACGGCACCGTATTTTGCGAAGCGCTGCCGCCGGTCCGTGACGACCTGGCGGTGGCCGGAGGAACGGCTTGA
- a CDS encoding TIGR03808 family TAT-translocated repetitive protein — translation MLNRRHVLGFAAGAAGIGLTANVATAAKPTATKQLSARAGGIDPAAFGVRPGAAGDQSEAFGKMLKAASDANQPILLSPGAYIVSGIALPPRVRLSGTAGATRLIHGGGGPFLSAENADHIAFSGLVFDGAKQYLGESVSGLLDLRSVKVLAIDDCQVNDASKNGIALQRTAGRIERCTITGAADAGIWSVDATGLAISANTVGDCANGGILVHRWQIGEDGTMVIGNRITRIGARNGGTGQNGNGINVFRAGGVLIANNIVSDCAFSAIRANSGSNVQITGNSCLRSGETALYAEFTFEGAAIANNVVDGAANGISIVNFNEGGRMATCSGNIVRNLSTTGPYPAEVGGFGIGIGVEADTTVTGNVVENAPQCGMQLGWGPYLRNVVATGNVVRKAGIGIAVSVVDGAGPAIITDNVLQEVLHGAIIGKRWAEPVTVDLAEVGNAGFTHLTVERNRVS, via the coding sequence ATGCTGAACAGACGCCACGTCCTCGGCTTCGCCGCCGGTGCTGCCGGGATAGGGCTGACGGCGAATGTGGCAACAGCGGCCAAGCCGACGGCAACGAAGCAGCTTTCGGCAAGAGCAGGCGGCATCGACCCTGCAGCTTTCGGCGTGCGGCCAGGCGCAGCCGGTGACCAGAGTGAGGCTTTCGGCAAGATGCTGAAAGCAGCCAGCGACGCCAATCAACCAATCCTGTTGTCGCCGGGCGCCTATATCGTCTCCGGCATCGCGCTGCCGCCACGCGTGCGGCTCAGCGGCACTGCCGGAGCCACCCGGCTGATCCATGGCGGCGGCGGCCCATTCCTGTCGGCCGAGAATGCCGACCACATCGCCTTTTCGGGCCTGGTCTTCGACGGCGCCAAGCAATATCTCGGCGAAAGCGTTTCCGGCCTTCTCGACCTGCGCTCGGTAAAAGTCCTTGCAATCGACGACTGCCAGGTGAACGACGCCTCCAAGAACGGCATCGCGCTGCAACGCACGGCCGGGCGCATCGAACGCTGCACCATCACAGGTGCCGCGGATGCCGGCATCTGGTCAGTGGACGCTACCGGCCTCGCGATCAGCGCCAACACCGTCGGCGACTGCGCCAATGGCGGCATCCTGGTGCACCGCTGGCAGATTGGTGAAGACGGCACCATGGTCATTGGAAACCGCATCACCCGGATCGGCGCCCGCAATGGCGGCACCGGCCAGAACGGCAACGGCATCAACGTCTTCCGCGCCGGTGGTGTCCTCATCGCCAACAACATCGTCAGCGACTGCGCCTTTTCAGCGATCCGTGCCAATTCCGGCTCCAACGTACAGATTACCGGTAACAGCTGCCTGCGCTCCGGCGAGACCGCGCTTTATGCCGAATTCACCTTCGAAGGCGCAGCGATCGCCAACAATGTCGTCGACGGCGCGGCCAACGGCATCTCGATCGTCAACTTCAACGAAGGCGGGCGCATGGCGACCTGCAGCGGCAACATCGTGCGCAATCTTTCCACCACGGGCCCGTACCCGGCGGAGGTCGGCGGGTTCGGCATCGGCATCGGTGTCGAGGCCGATACCACGGTGACCGGCAATGTGGTGGAAAACGCGCCCCAATGCGGCATGCAGCTCGGCTGGGGGCCATATCTGCGCAATGTGGTGGCGACGGGCAATGTCGTGCGCAAGGCAGGGATCGGTATAGCCGTCAGCGTCGTCGATGGTGCCGGGCCGGCGATCATCACCGACAACGTGCTGCAGGAAGTGCTGCATGGCGCCATCATCGGCAAGCGCTGGGCAGAGCCGGTGACTGTGGACCTGGCCGAGGTCGGCAATGCCGGCTTCACGCATCTCACCGTGGAAAGGAACCGGGTGAGCTAG
- a CDS encoding cytochrome c, translating into MRKLVLAISMLAFAGSAAFADPIADREASMKERGKIVGGLSKVVKGEEAFDAAAVLEQLKALEANADKFDVAVLFPAGSDQGKTEASPKIWEDMAGFKAAEDKYLADVKAAVAAAPANVDALKESFGKVAANCGACHKVYRLKKS; encoded by the coding sequence ATGAGAAAGCTAGTCCTCGCCATCTCAATGCTCGCCTTCGCCGGTTCGGCAGCCTTCGCCGATCCGATCGCCGACCGAGAGGCTTCGATGAAGGAACGCGGCAAGATCGTCGGCGGCCTGTCCAAGGTCGTCAAAGGCGAGGAAGCTTTTGATGCTGCTGCCGTGCTGGAGCAGTTGAAGGCGCTTGAAGCCAATGCCGACAAGTTCGACGTGGCCGTTTTGTTCCCGGCCGGCAGCGATCAGGGCAAGACGGAAGCCTCGCCGAAGATCTGGGAAGACATGGCTGGCTTCAAGGCCGCCGAAGACAAGTATCTAGCCGATGTGAAGGCTGCGGTTGCGGCAGCTCCTGCCAATGTCGACGCATTGAAGGAAAGCTTCGGCAAGGTCGCAGCCAATTGCGGCGCCTGTCACAAGGTCTATCGCCTGAAGAAGAGCTGA
- the scpA gene encoding methylmalonyl-CoA mutase translates to MIPDFSNMDWVAPRTPSTTTNGTWETPEGISVKRRYDQVDLEDLGSLDTYPGVSPFLRGPYPTMYVQQPWTIRQYAGFSTAEESNAFYRRNLAAGQKGLSIAFDLATHRGYDSDHPRVAGDVGMAGVAIDSILDMRQLFDGIPLGEMTVSMTMNGAVLPILALYIVAAEEQGVSQKDLAGTIQNDILKEFMVRNTYIYPPKPSMRIVSDIFSYTSRNMPKFNSISISGYHMQEAGATADLELAYTIADGIEYVRAGVAAGLDIDKFAPRLSFFWAIGMNFFMEVAKLRAARLLWAELIEKNFAPKDPRSLSLRTHSQTSGWSLTAQDPYNNIVRTMIEAMAATQGHTQSLHTNSFDEALALPTDHSARIARNTQIILQKESGTTRIIDPWGGSAYVERLTHELATRARAHIEEVEKLGGMAAALEKGIPKLRIEEAAARTQARIDSGEQVLVGVNAFRPERDIEVDVLKIDNAEVRARQLSKLQQLKGTREVGAVETALDDLSKAAQGDGNLLEFAIRAARAKATVGEISLALEKAFGRHVASVQMISGVYRAALGENPEVDRLQEKIAVFEKKHGAKPRILVAKLGQDGHDRGQKVIGTAFADLGFDVTVGAMFQTPEEIGKLAVDNDVHIVGVSSLAAGHLTLVPELKAVLKKLGREDMLIVAGGVIPPQDFDAVLKAGAAEIFPPGTVIPEAAERLVDRLLD, encoded by the coding sequence TTGATCCCAGATTTCAGCAATATGGACTGGGTGGCGCCGCGTACGCCGTCCACCACGACCAATGGCACGTGGGAGACGCCGGAAGGCATCTCAGTCAAACGCCGGTACGACCAGGTCGACCTCGAGGACCTTGGCAGTCTTGATACTTATCCGGGTGTGTCGCCATTCCTGCGCGGCCCCTATCCGACCATGTATGTCCAGCAGCCCTGGACGATCCGGCAATATGCCGGTTTCTCGACGGCGGAAGAATCCAACGCCTTCTACCGGCGCAATCTTGCTGCCGGGCAGAAGGGCCTTTCCATCGCCTTCGACCTCGCCACGCACCGCGGTTACGACAGCGACCATCCGCGTGTCGCAGGCGATGTCGGCATGGCAGGTGTGGCGATCGATTCCATCCTCGACATGCGCCAGCTCTTCGATGGCATCCCGCTTGGCGAGATGACCGTGTCGATGACCATGAACGGCGCCGTGCTGCCGATCCTGGCGCTCTACATCGTCGCCGCAGAAGAACAGGGCGTCTCGCAGAAAGATCTAGCCGGAACCATTCAGAACGACATTCTGAAAGAGTTCATGGTGCGCAACACGTATATCTACCCACCGAAACCATCGATGCGGATCGTGTCGGACATCTTTTCCTACACGTCCAGGAACATGCCGAAGTTCAACTCGATCTCAATCTCCGGCTACCACATGCAGGAAGCCGGTGCGACTGCCGACCTGGAGCTCGCCTACACCATCGCCGACGGCATCGAATATGTGCGCGCCGGCGTTGCGGCGGGCCTGGATATCGACAAATTCGCGCCGCGGCTCTCCTTCTTCTGGGCGATCGGCATGAACTTCTTCATGGAAGTCGCCAAGCTTCGCGCCGCGCGCCTGCTCTGGGCCGAACTCATCGAGAAGAACTTTGCACCGAAGGACCCGCGCTCGCTGTCGCTGCGGACCCACAGCCAGACGTCCGGCTGGTCGCTGACGGCGCAGGATCCCTACAACAACATCGTGCGCACGATGATCGAAGCGATGGCGGCCACCCAGGGCCACACCCAGTCGCTGCATACAAATTCCTTCGACGAGGCGCTTGCGCTGCCAACCGACCATTCGGCGCGCATTGCCCGCAACACGCAGATCATCCTGCAGAAGGAAAGTGGCACCACCCGCATCATCGATCCGTGGGGCGGCTCGGCCTATGTCGAACGGCTGACCCACGAACTCGCGACGCGCGCGCGTGCCCATATCGAGGAAGTGGAAAAGCTGGGCGGCATGGCGGCGGCTCTCGAAAAGGGCATTCCGAAGCTGCGCATCGAGGAGGCGGCGGCACGCACACAGGCCCGGATCGACTCCGGCGAGCAGGTCCTGGTCGGCGTCAACGCCTTCCGCCCCGAGCGCGACATCGAAGTGGACGTGCTGAAGATCGACAACGCCGAGGTGCGGGCAAGGCAGCTGTCAAAGCTGCAGCAACTGAAAGGCACGCGCGAAGTCGGTGCCGTCGAGACTGCGCTGGATGACCTTTCAAAAGCAGCACAAGGCGATGGCAACCTGCTGGAATTCGCCATCCGCGCCGCCCGCGCCAAGGCGACAGTCGGTGAGATTTCGCTGGCGCTGGAAAAGGCCTTTGGGCGCCATGTCGCGTCCGTGCAGATGATCTCAGGGGTCTACCGCGCTGCACTCGGTGAGAACCCGGAAGTCGACCGATTGCAGGAAAAGATCGCTGTCTTCGAGAAGAAGCACGGCGCCAAGCCACGCATCCTCGTCGCCAAGCTTGGCCAGGATGGTCATGATCGCGGCCAGAAGGTGATCGGTACCGCCTTTGCCGATCTCGGCTTCGATGTGACGGTTGGCGCGATGTTTCAGACCCCGGAGGAGATCGGCAAGCTGGCGGTGGACAACGACGTTCATATCGTCGGCGTTTCCTCGCTCGCCGCCGGTCATCTTACCCTGGTGCCGGAATTGAAAGCCGTCCTGAAGAAGCTCGGCCGCGAAGACATGCTGATCGTTGCCGGCGGCGTCATCCCGCCGCAGGACTTCGATGCTGTTCTGAAGGCCGGTGCCGCCGAAATCTTCCCACCGGGTACGGTGATCCCGGAAGCTGCGGAACGGCTGGTGGACAGGTTGCTCGACTAG
- a CDS encoding DUF2066 domain-containing protein produces the protein MWGRLKFVFLAAVALVAAACCSANAKEIDRADLYRAQSVTNGFGEANRVRALAPSLTEVLVKVSGDPRLTSDPRVAEMAARAADYVKDFSYRDLLNNRPPHDEQGTYDRPQYLTTDFEPDKIDALLASLTRKPWSSQRPAIVALFDVKPMKGNGFALARDSDAANAADMRTALMVAARQAGIPLVLPGQDNIRSTRDKKPEALASMAKTIGGDLVLAGTMAWRDEALGWVADWRLLANGKDYRWQVRGVSFDDAFRNAMLGTAQILSGNGQPEAVTSAR, from the coding sequence ATGTGGGGACGTTTGAAATTCGTTTTTCTGGCGGCGGTCGCACTCGTGGCTGCAGCCTGCTGCAGCGCCAATGCAAAGGAAATTGACCGTGCCGACCTCTACCGCGCACAGTCGGTGACCAACGGTTTCGGGGAAGCGAACCGTGTGCGAGCGCTGGCGCCCAGCCTCACGGAGGTGCTGGTCAAGGTTTCCGGCGATCCAAGGCTGACCAGCGATCCGCGCGTTGCTGAAATGGCTGCCCGTGCGGCCGACTACGTCAAGGACTTCAGTTATCGCGACCTGCTCAACAACCGGCCGCCGCATGACGAGCAAGGCACCTACGACCGGCCGCAGTATCTCACCACCGATTTCGAGCCCGACAAGATCGATGCCCTGCTGGCATCTCTGACACGCAAGCCGTGGAGTTCGCAGCGCCCCGCAATCGTCGCGCTCTTCGACGTCAAGCCGATGAAAGGCAACGGTTTCGCGCTAGCCAGGGATAGCGATGCCGCAAACGCGGCCGACATGCGCACAGCCCTGATGGTGGCTGCCAGACAGGCCGGAATACCGCTGGTTCTACCCGGGCAAGACAACATCCGCTCGACCCGGGACAAGAAGCCGGAAGCACTGGCCAGCATGGCGAAAACCATTGGCGGCGACCTGGTCCTTGCCGGCACGATGGCGTGGCGCGACGAAGCACTTGGCTGGGTTGCTGACTGGCGGCTCCTTGCCAACGGCAAGGATTATCGCTGGCAGGTGCGCGGCGTAAGCTTTGACGACGCGTTCCGCAACGCCATGCTGGGCACGGCGCAGATCCTGTCAGGAAACGGCCAGCCCGAAGCGGTCACTTCTGCGCGTTAA
- a CDS encoding asparaginase has product MANPVLVEVLRGAVVESAHRGAVAVVDADGKTVFDIGNTAHPVFPRSAVKAIQALPLVESGAADAYGFGNRELALACSSHSGEPEHVELAAAMLAKAGLDVSALECGSHWPSNHQATIDLARSGGEPNSLHNNCSGKHAGFICTCCHAGIDHRGYVAAGHRMQEMIKEAMETVTGAAHSASHCGTDGCSIPTYAVPLRSFAAGFARMATGSGLEPERAKAAKRLIDACMAEPFLVAGTDRLDTRLMRTAPGRIFVKVGAEGVFCAALPELGLGIALKCDDGAERAAGVMVAAVLAKLLQGDAELAVKLVEFANPPVESRLGARVGLLRPTAALV; this is encoded by the coding sequence ATGGCCAATCCGGTTCTGGTCGAGGTGCTACGTGGTGCCGTGGTGGAAAGCGCACACCGTGGTGCGGTTGCGGTTGTGGATGCCGACGGAAAGACGGTGTTCGATATCGGCAATACCGCACATCCGGTTTTCCCGCGCTCGGCAGTCAAGGCAATCCAGGCTTTGCCGCTTGTGGAGAGCGGCGCGGCCGATGCCTATGGTTTCGGCAATCGCGAGCTGGCACTGGCCTGCTCGTCTCATTCCGGCGAGCCCGAACATGTCGAGCTCGCCGCCGCGATGCTCGCGAAGGCGGGGCTTGATGTCAGCGCGCTGGAGTGCGGTTCGCACTGGCCTTCCAACCATCAGGCAACGATCGACCTCGCGCGCTCCGGCGGCGAACCCAATTCTCTGCACAACAACTGCTCCGGCAAGCACGCCGGTTTCATCTGCACCTGCTGCCATGCCGGCATCGACCATCGTGGTTATGTGGCGGCAGGCCATCGGATGCAGGAAATGATCAAGGAAGCGATGGAGACGGTGACAGGCGCCGCCCACAGCGCTTCGCATTGCGGTACGGACGGCTGTTCGATACCGACCTACGCCGTACCGTTGCGCAGCTTCGCGGCAGGCTTCGCCAGGATGGCGACGGGCAGTGGCCTTGAGCCGGAGCGTGCCAAGGCGGCGAAGCGGCTGATCGACGCCTGCATGGCCGAGCCCTTCCTGGTTGCGGGAACCGATCGTTTGGACACCAGGCTGATGCGGACGGCTCCCGGCCGCATCTTCGTGAAGGTGGGCGCAGAGGGCGTGTTCTGCGCCGCTTTGCCGGAGCTTGGGCTCGGCATCGCGTTGAAATGCGATGATGGAGCCGAGCGGGCTGCAGGCGTGATGGTTGCCGCCGTCCTGGCGAAGCTTTTGCAAGGCGATGCCGAATTGGCGGTGAAGCTGGTCGAGTTCGCCAATCCGCCGGTCGAAAGTCGCCTGGGTGCCCGCGTCGGCCTTCTGCGCCCGACCGCCGCGCTGGTTTGA
- a CDS encoding L,D-transpeptidase: MIKTPAALPMTRRGFLNTALVGAASMALAACTTVSQEPPPVTPVAPPPPPDPVLPEYAVMYGPVVDENYEIPAIPYRKIDQQFLRQVVPDPTGEKPGTVVVETSTHFLYVVLPGGRALRYGVGLGRAGFAWSGSAVMQWKRKWPKWTPPEEMIQRQPELRKFSADNGGMPPGLKNPLGARALYLFQNGEDTLYRLHGSPEWSSIGKSVSSGCVRLMNQDVIDLYDRVKNGAKVIVTDVAGRPVAPTAPDEQGIPIDEGVPEARLLGPAGRSWF, encoded by the coding sequence ATGATCAAGACGCCAGCTGCCCTCCCGATGACCCGTCGCGGGTTTCTGAACACCGCCCTGGTCGGTGCCGCGTCGATGGCACTCGCCGCCTGTACCACCGTTTCCCAGGAGCCGCCGCCCGTTACGCCAGTGGCCCCTCCTCCGCCGCCGGATCCGGTACTGCCGGAATATGCGGTCATGTACGGGCCGGTCGTGGACGAGAATTACGAAATCCCCGCCATTCCCTACCGCAAGATCGACCAGCAGTTCCTGCGCCAGGTGGTTCCCGACCCGACCGGCGAAAAGCCGGGTACGGTCGTCGTCGAGACCTCCACGCATTTCCTCTATGTCGTGTTGCCTGGCGGCCGTGCGTTGCGCTACGGCGTCGGCCTCGGTCGGGCTGGCTTTGCCTGGTCGGGCAGCGCGGTCATGCAGTGGAAGCGCAAATGGCCGAAGTGGACGCCACCTGAAGAAATGATCCAGCGTCAGCCGGAACTGAGAAAGTTCAGCGCCGACAATGGCGGCATGCCGCCCGGCCTGAAGAACCCGCTTGGCGCGCGCGCACTCTACCTGTTCCAGAACGGCGAAGATACGCTTTACCGCCTGCACGGTTCACCGGAGTGGAGTTCCATCGGCAAGTCTGTCTCGTCTGGCTGCGTGCGCCTGATGAACCAGGACGTCATTGACCTCTACGACCGGGTCAAGAACGGTGCCAAGGTGATCGTCACTGATGTCGCCGGCCGCCCCGTTGCCCCGACGGCCCCTGACGAACAGGGCATCCCGATTGACGAAGGCGTGCCCGAGGCGCGCCTTCTCGGCCCCGCCGGCCGTTCGTGGTTCTAG
- a CDS encoding GNAT family N-acetyltransferase, translated as MMVARRSLRTERLVLRPTIAADADRAFAIQSEWDVARMLRMASFPPDLQEIRRWFHDQPREWLAGEAYRFAVEREGRMIGLVDIDEIADRVGSLGYWFDLAAWGHGFAFEAARSAVHFAREDAGFEGLKSGHAVDNVASGRVLAKLGFSFIDTVEVFSRSRGEMIDQRRYALNFTT; from the coding sequence ATGATGGTCGCACGCCGGTCCTTGCGTACAGAACGTCTCGTTCTGAGGCCGACCATTGCTGCGGATGCCGACAGGGCCTTCGCGATCCAGTCGGAGTGGGATGTGGCTCGCATGCTGCGGATGGCGTCGTTTCCGCCAGACCTGCAAGAGATACGACGATGGTTTCACGACCAGCCACGCGAATGGCTGGCGGGTGAAGCCTACCGGTTCGCCGTGGAACGGGAAGGACGAATGATTGGCCTCGTCGATATCGACGAGATCGCCGACCGCGTTGGCAGCCTGGGCTATTGGTTCGACCTTGCTGCGTGGGGACACGGGTTTGCGTTTGAAGCGGCACGGTCTGCTGTGCATTTTGCCCGTGAGGATGCCGGGTTCGAAGGACTCAAGTCCGGGCACGCAGTCGACAATGTCGCATCCGGGCGGGTTCTCGCGAAACTTGGCTTCAGTTTCATCGACACCGTCGAGGTTTTTTCCCGGTCGCGCGGCGAGATGATTGATCAGCGTCGCTATGCGCTGAATTTCACGACCTGA
- the greA gene encoding transcription elongation factor GreA — protein sequence MSRAFTREEDSENAIAGIGERPVSAHRNLVTVDGLAMIDAEMASLRAALANAEADSDRERIALVSRDLRYWNARRENAELSVPEPDGSVVRFGMSVTLEDDAGKAVTWKIVGEDEADPAKGSISHVSPMALALFGKSVGDTVAVNGREWEVVGLQ from the coding sequence ATGAGCAGAGCTTTCACCCGCGAAGAAGACAGCGAAAACGCCATCGCCGGCATTGGCGAGCGGCCAGTCAGTGCGCATCGCAATCTCGTCACCGTGGATGGCCTGGCGATGATCGATGCCGAAATGGCCTCGTTGCGCGCTGCGCTGGCCAATGCCGAAGCGGACAGCGACCGCGAGCGTATCGCGCTGGTTTCACGTGACCTGCGCTATTGGAACGCGCGGCGCGAAAACGCCGAACTCTCCGTTCCAGAGCCCGATGGCAGCGTGGTGCGCTTCGGCATGAGCGTGACGCTGGAGGATGATGCGGGCAAGGCTGTGACATGGAAGATCGTCGGCGAGGACGAGGCCGATCCAGCCAAAGGTTCGATCTCGCATGTTTCACCGATGGCACTCGCGCTGTTCGGCAAAAGCGTGGGCGACACGGTGGCGGTCAACGGCCGGGAATGGGAAGTGGTCGGGCTGCAGTAG
- a CDS encoding superoxide dismutase: MAFELPALPYDYEALQPFMSKETLEYHHDKHHKAYVDNGNKLAAEAGLENLSVEEVVKQSFGKNAGLFNNAAQHYNHIHFWKWMKKGGGGNKLPGALQKAVDSDLGGYDKFKADFIAAGTTQFGSGWAWVSVKNGKLEISKTPNGENPLVHGATPILGVDVWEHSYYIDYRNARPKYLEAFVDSLINWDYVLELYEKA; the protein is encoded by the coding sequence ATGGCCTTCGAATTGCCCGCCCTGCCTTACGATTATGAGGCGCTTCAGCCCTTCATGTCGAAGGAGACGCTGGAATATCATCACGACAAGCACCATAAGGCCTATGTCGACAACGGCAACAAGCTGGCTGCCGAGGCTGGTCTCGAGAATCTGTCGGTCGAAGAGGTGGTGAAACAGTCGTTCGGCAAGAATGCCGGTCTCTTCAACAACGCTGCCCAGCACTACAACCACATCCACTTCTGGAAGTGGATGAAGAAGGGCGGCGGCGGCAACAAGCTGCCCGGGGCGCTGCAGAAGGCAGTCGACAGCGATCTCGGCGGCTACGACAAGTTCAAGGCCGACTTCATTGCCGCCGGTACCACGCAGTTCGGTTCCGGCTGGGCCTGGGTTTCGGTCAAGAACGGCAAGCTCGAAATCTCCAAGACCCCGAATGGCGAGAACCCGCTCGTCCATGGCGCGACCCCGATCCTCGGCGTCGACGTGTGGGAACATTCCTATTACATCGACTACCGCAACGCGCGCCCGAAGTATCTCGAGGCTTTCGTCGACAGCCTCATCAACTGGGACTACGTGCTGGAACTCTACGAGAAGGCCTGA